In Candidatus Defluviibacterium haderslevense, the following are encoded in one genomic region:
- a CDS encoding TIR domain-containing protein has translation MIKVFISHSSQDKKFLDRLTIALKNDGVQTWRADKEVTAGENIQEKINDAISNTDYFIVLLSKHSTSSNWVNFELSAILNREVSKQQRIILPVLIEDCDIPFSLRDRLFADFRFSFEEGYEKLIRALKQKETKSYQGVKREVEKFQPDSYEFQIRNLREEYNRGNLTLFCGAGISYDAGIPTWNTLLKSLLKEVYSDNTDVPDIDTRLANLFQKRINVSPLILAQYLKTLLGKKFTSTVRDTLYKNCTDKSSTVDAISELSRPKRERKPLRAIITFNFDDLIEENLAKEKIDFKCIFSEGERFTDKQIPIYHPHGCLPRKKNLTSKNEIVFSEDAYHSQFIDPFSWSNLVQLNHLNNCTCLFTGISLTDPNMRRLLDVSIRKNGKGEKNHYIIKKRYSIEDLYPENEVVKIKDQKLIPVIENIEEQDANNLGFNVIWINSFKEIPEILKEIGK, from the coding sequence ATGATAAAAGTATTTATAAGCCATAGTTCTCAAGACAAAAAATTTCTGGACAGACTCACCATCGCACTTAAAAATGATGGTGTTCAGACTTGGAGAGCTGATAAGGAAGTAACTGCTGGAGAAAACATTCAAGAGAAAATTAATGATGCAATTTCGAATACTGATTACTTTATTGTACTTCTATCAAAGCATAGTACGAGTTCAAATTGGGTCAATTTTGAATTATCCGCAATACTTAATCGGGAAGTTTCAAAACAACAGAGAATTATTCTTCCAGTTCTTATTGAAGATTGTGATATCCCATTTTCACTTAGAGACAGATTATTTGCTGACTTCAGATTTTCGTTTGAGGAAGGGTACGAAAAATTAATTAGGGCACTCAAACAGAAAGAAACTAAAAGCTATCAAGGAGTAAAGCGTGAGGTTGAGAAGTTTCAACCAGATTCCTATGAGTTTCAAATCCGAAATCTTAGAGAAGAATACAATAGAGGAAACTTGACTCTATTCTGTGGTGCTGGAATTTCTTATGACGCAGGTATTCCAACTTGGAACACTCTTTTAAAATCACTTCTTAAAGAAGTCTATTCTGATAATACTGATGTTCCAGACATAGACACAAGACTTGCCAATTTATTTCAGAAGAGAATAAATGTCTCACCACTTATACTTGCTCAATACTTAAAGACACTTTTGGGAAAGAAGTTTACATCGACTGTAAGGGATACCTTGTATAAAAATTGTACCGATAAGAGTTCCACAGTTGATGCTATTTCTGAACTAAGCAGACCAAAGCGTGAAAGAAAACCATTAAGAGCAATAATTACGTTTAATTTTGATGACTTAATTGAAGAAAACTTAGCGAAGGAAAAAATCGATTTTAAATGCATTTTTTCTGAAGGAGAACGTTTTACGGACAAACAAATACCAATTTATCATCCCCACGGCTGCTTACCAAGAAAGAAGAACTTAACCTCAAAAAACGAAATTGTTTTTAGTGAGGACGCATACCATTCTCAGTTTATAGACCCGTTTAGCTGGAGCAATCTAGTGCAACTAAATCATCTTAACAATTGTACCTGCCTTTTTACAGGGATTAGCCTGACTGACCCTAATATGCGCAGACTATTAGATGTTTCTATCCGTAAGAACGGCAAAGGTGAAAAGAACCATTATATAATCAAAAAGCGGTACTCAATTGAAGATTTATATCCCGAAAATGAAGTCGTAAAAATTAAAGACCAGAAGCTAATTCCTGTAATAGAAAATATTGAAGAACAAGACGCCAATAATTTAGGATTCAACGTAATTTGGATAAACTCATTTAAAGAAATT